The proteins below are encoded in one region of Bosea sp. BIWAKO-01:
- a CDS encoding IclR family transcriptional regulator yields the protein MNALGRFVSLLRLFRETKGSWTVQDMSEALGVPASTVYRTVRELVGEGFLEPAYEAHYRLGPAFVEFDRLVRLTDPLVRAGQSHLHDLIAQAGVPCVALLARLYGDTVLCVADEAVGNLPARPSYERGRPMPLTRGATSKTILSLVPPRRLARLVAGSFGGQPVTDQANLPMTIAELRDLLAGVRKRGYCITRGEIDEGLVGIAVPVAVPELGIAASISLVLDAASLDEKLEHRLVLLLVSSGSLLGDRLSGSRLDAADVSQ from the coding sequence ATGAACGCGCTCGGCCGCTTCGTCAGTCTGCTTCGGCTGTTCCGGGAAACAAAGGGAAGCTGGACGGTTCAGGATATGTCGGAGGCGCTCGGCGTACCGGCGAGCACCGTCTACCGTACGGTTCGGGAACTGGTCGGCGAGGGGTTTCTCGAACCGGCCTACGAGGCCCATTATCGTCTCGGTCCCGCCTTCGTCGAATTTGATCGGCTGGTGCGCCTGACCGATCCGCTGGTGCGCGCCGGGCAGTCTCACCTGCATGATCTGATCGCGCAGGCGGGCGTTCCCTGTGTGGCATTGTTGGCGCGTCTCTATGGCGACACCGTGCTGTGCGTCGCCGACGAAGCCGTCGGAAATCTACCGGCGCGGCCGTCCTATGAACGCGGTCGGCCGATGCCGCTGACGCGAGGCGCCACGTCCAAGACGATCCTGTCATTGGTCCCGCCCCGACGGCTGGCCCGGCTTGTGGCAGGGAGTTTCGGCGGGCAGCCCGTCACCGACCAAGCCAATCTGCCCATGACGATCGCCGAACTGCGCGATCTGCTGGCCGGCGTCCGCAAGCGCGGCTACTGCATCACGCGCGGCGAGATCGACGAAGGGCTCGTCGGCATTGCCGTCCCGGTCGCGGTGCCGGAGCTCGGCATCGCCGCCAGCATCAGCCTCGTTCTCGATGCTGCCAGCCTGGACGAAAAGCTCGAGCATCGACTCGTGCTCCTGCTCGTCTCTTCAGGGAGCCTGCTGGGCGATCGGTTGTCCGGATCTCGGCTCGACGCAGCGGACGTGTCGCAATGA
- a CDS encoding aldehyde dehydrogenase family protein, with translation MKHLPNAMNWINGAWCDSANRTPSINPATGELIGSFADATLADAKRAVAAARDAFLHSPWRDDRSLRARALNVIADRFEDRAEELAQMLATENGKILPEARFEVFTVAPKLRYCSALALSQHGRALEVRPSAYSMALCQPIGVAGLIVPWNSPVVLLMRSLGPALAAGTTVVAKMPGQTAQVNALVAQILSEIAELPPGVVNIFSESGISGSAFLVESPDVPVISFTGSTRTGRAIAAAGASRLKRFGLELGGKTPMIVFNDADLATALPQLEKAITVFAGQFCMAGSRILAERGIADRLRQALGARLDQLRVGPASDPRSEMGPLIDRQSVARVDAMVEKALAEGAQPIVRGGIAREPALAAGAFYRPTLLEVSDANLAIVQEEVFGPVATFQVFEGEAEAIALANNSDFGLAASVWSRDVDRPLRVARELQVGAVWINDWAAIHDEFEEGGFKQSGIGRLNGLASLHDFQETKHIALRAGGLQ, from the coding sequence GTGAAACATCTGCCGAATGCGATGAACTGGATCAACGGGGCCTGGTGCGACAGCGCGAACCGCACCCCCAGCATCAATCCTGCGACCGGCGAGCTCATCGGGTCCTTCGCGGACGCGACGCTAGCCGATGCGAAGCGCGCCGTGGCTGCCGCTCGAGACGCCTTCCTGCACAGCCCCTGGCGCGATGACAGGAGCTTGCGCGCCCGCGCCCTCAATGTGATCGCCGATCGCTTTGAAGACCGCGCCGAAGAACTGGCGCAGATGCTCGCAACTGAGAATGGCAAGATCCTGCCCGAGGCCCGGTTCGAAGTCTTCACGGTCGCGCCCAAGCTGCGCTACTGCTCGGCCTTGGCGCTCTCCCAGCATGGCCGGGCTCTGGAGGTTCGACCGAGCGCCTATTCCATGGCCCTGTGCCAACCGATCGGCGTCGCCGGACTCATAGTGCCGTGGAACAGCCCGGTCGTCCTGCTGATGCGCTCCCTCGGCCCGGCTCTCGCCGCGGGCACGACGGTCGTCGCCAAAATGCCTGGTCAGACCGCGCAGGTGAATGCTCTCGTCGCGCAGATCCTTTCGGAGATCGCGGAGTTGCCACCTGGCGTCGTGAACATCTTCTCCGAAAGCGGCATTTCCGGCTCGGCATTCCTGGTCGAGTCGCCCGACGTGCCGGTGATCAGTTTCACGGGCAGCACCCGCACGGGCCGGGCGATCGCGGCCGCCGGCGCATCGCGCTTGAAGCGCTTCGGCCTCGAACTCGGCGGCAAGACCCCGATGATCGTGTTCAACGATGCCGATCTCGCGACAGCGCTCCCGCAACTCGAGAAGGCCATCACGGTCTTCGCTGGCCAATTCTGCATGGCCGGAAGCCGGATCCTGGCGGAACGCGGCATCGCCGACCGTCTGCGGCAGGCCCTTGGCGCGCGACTGGATCAGCTCAGAGTCGGCCCGGCATCCGACCCGAGGAGCGAAATGGGCCCGTTGATCGACAGGCAAAGCGTGGCCCGCGTCGATGCGATGGTGGAGAAAGCTCTGGCGGAGGGCGCTCAGCCGATCGTCCGCGGCGGTATCGCGCGCGAGCCTGCGCTCGCGGCGGGGGCATTCTATCGACCGACACTGCTCGAGGTCTCCGATGCGAATCTGGCGATCGTCCAGGAAGAGGTGTTCGGACCCGTCGCGACCTTCCAGGTCTTCGAAGGCGAAGCGGAGGCCATCGCCCTCGCCAACAACAGCGATTTCGGCTTGGCCGCCAGCGTCTGGAGCCGCGATGTCGATCGGCCCCTCCGTGTCGCCCGCGAACTGCAGGTCGGCGCGGTTTGGATCAATGATTGGGCCGCCATCCACGACGAGTTCGAGGAAGGCGGCTTCAAACAAAGCGGCATCGGCCGACTGAATGGCCTCGCCTCTCTCCACGATTTCCAGGAGACGAAGCACATCGCGCTCAGAGCCGGAGGTCTGCAATAA
- the thyA gene encoding thymidylate synthase, with protein sequence MRRHPEFQYLDLLSDVLERGDERLDRTGVGTRSLFGAMVRFDLSDGTAPILTTKRVYWKTAVKEMLWFLTGGTNIQPLLRENVRIWTDWPLAHYRRETGETISQDEFEQRVVEDDAFAARWGELGPVYGKQWRRWLGADGREHDQIAALVEALRTNPTSRRMLFHGWNVPELGAMALPPCHMVYQYHVTSDGRLNCLLFQRSVDLLLGAPFNFVGAAALQLMLAQQADLRPGELIWVGGDVHLYLNHLGQAREQVSREPRPFPTMRLTRRAATIDDYRIDDFDVSSYAPHAAIKADVAV encoded by the coding sequence ATCAGAAGGCATCCAGAATTCCAGTATCTCGACCTGCTTTCCGACGTCCTGGAGCGCGGAGACGAGCGGTTGGACCGTACTGGCGTAGGCACTCGCTCGCTGTTTGGCGCCATGGTGCGATTCGATTTGTCCGATGGCACTGCGCCTATCCTCACGACGAAACGCGTCTATTGGAAAACCGCGGTCAAGGAGATGCTCTGGTTCTTGACCGGGGGCACCAATATCCAACCTCTGCTTCGCGAGAACGTCCGAATCTGGACCGATTGGCCGCTTGCGCATTATCGCCGTGAGACAGGCGAGACCATCTCGCAGGACGAGTTCGAGCAGCGTGTTGTCGAGGACGACGCCTTTGCAGCTCGCTGGGGCGAACTTGGCCCTGTCTATGGCAAGCAATGGCGCCGCTGGCTGGGCGCCGACGGCCGCGAGCATGATCAGATCGCGGCACTGGTCGAGGCACTTCGGACGAATCCAACGAGCCGGCGAATGCTCTTCCATGGATGGAACGTGCCGGAACTCGGTGCGATGGCGCTTCCGCCTTGCCACATGGTGTATCAATACCACGTGACCTCGGATGGGCGGCTGAACTGCCTTTTGTTCCAGAGGTCGGTTGATCTGCTCCTCGGAGCTCCGTTCAACTTTGTCGGCGCCGCTGCACTGCAACTCATGCTGGCCCAGCAGGCGGACCTCCGTCCTGGCGAACTGATCTGGGTGGGCGGGGACGTCCATCTCTACCTTAATCACCTGGGGCAGGCCCGGGAGCAGGTTTCGCGTGAGCCCCGGCCATTTCCCACGATGCGGCTCACCCGACGGGCGGCGACGATAGACGATTACCGCATCGACGATTTTGACGTCTCAAGCTACGCGCCTCACGCGGCGATCAAGGCCGACGTGGCGGTCTGA
- a CDS encoding LysR family transcriptional regulator produces MKLNDRLSLKTLKLIMGVERHGNLSLAAEELHIVVSAASRRIRFLEDSLGFRLIERTGRGIGLTAPGRAIAAHAHRILADVDELEDELRDITDGVLEQIRLSVSGPALFHDLPEQLRRFLGAFPHARLSVEELTSNAVAESVLNGRAELGILLGAESSPGLRLRPYRRDALGIVVSPDHPLAGAAAVRLADLLDQDWVLPPDSAIGHLLARKAASHGAELSTRVRVHGIASICRVVQGGLGITVLPMRSAAREIASRGLVDIPLAEDWAPCNLHLATQRNAVLTPALTALVDMLAIE; encoded by the coding sequence GTGAAACTCAATGACCGGCTTAGCCTCAAGACCCTGAAACTGATCATGGGCGTGGAGCGCCATGGCAACCTGTCGCTGGCCGCCGAGGAACTTCACATCGTGGTTTCGGCGGCGAGCCGTCGGATTCGCTTCCTCGAGGACTCGCTCGGCTTCCGCCTGATCGAGCGGACAGGCCGCGGGATCGGGCTGACGGCGCCCGGCAGGGCGATCGCGGCGCATGCGCACAGGATCCTTGCCGATGTCGACGAGCTTGAAGACGAGTTGCGTGACATCACGGACGGCGTCCTGGAGCAGATCAGACTGTCGGTCTCGGGCCCCGCGCTATTCCATGACCTCCCGGAGCAGTTGCGGAGGTTTCTCGGCGCCTTCCCCCATGCCCGGCTCTCAGTCGAGGAACTCACCAGCAATGCGGTTGCCGAAAGCGTCCTGAATGGGCGGGCCGAGCTCGGTATCCTGCTGGGTGCGGAATCCAGCCCTGGCTTGCGCCTGAGACCGTATCGTCGCGACGCGCTCGGCATCGTCGTCAGCCCGGACCATCCTCTTGCAGGCGCGGCTGCTGTTCGCCTTGCCGATCTGCTCGACCAGGATTGGGTTCTGCCACCGGACTCTGCCATCGGGCATTTGCTGGCCCGCAAGGCCGCAAGCCATGGCGCGGAATTGTCTACGCGCGTCCGCGTCCATGGCATCGCGTCGATCTGCCGGGTGGTCCAGGGCGGTCTCGGCATTACGGTGCTGCCGATGCGCAGCGCGGCGCGCGAGATTGCAAGCCGGGGCCTTGTCGACATCCCGCTCGCTGAAGACTGGGCGCCTTGCAACCTGCATCTGGCGACCCAGCGCAACGCCGTTCTTACTCCGGCATTGACTGCTCTCGTCGATATGCTCGCGATCGAGTGA
- a CDS encoding bifunctional 3-(3-hydroxy-phenyl)propionate/3-hydroxycinnamic acid hydroxylase: MIQECDVAIVGAGPTGLTLANLLGQAGLDVILVERNSSTVQEPRAVSIDDESLRTMQATGLLDSVLQDVALDYGSHYFTRDGRCFAKVEPATREYGFPRRNAFTQPKLEAALRRGLDRFPNVVTLFGHSCETVAEDGSGVSLSLRSGSGGGIAIRARYLAACDGASSALRKVVGAALCGSTYRQRWLIVDLASTHEQLRQTRVVCDPDRPLITLPGPDGIRRYEFMLRDGEDEERAAHPDHVRALLEAHGPDADARIVRRQVYAFHARIADRWNTQRIFLAGDAAHLSPPFAGQGMNSGVRDAHNLAWKLAEVISGRLGPELLTTYQRERAPHAWALIQLAIKMGRVMMPTSRRQAAMIQLGFRLAQLAPGIHAHFTQMKYKPKPFYEKGFVVPDDGGMRLAGRMLPQPLLQMTDRRYQRLDDVMGGQFALVAYGPDAQHMAATTEDFGLHSLRRVAVLPTTFNPAQDCPDVSAGRDTDGHMSSLSPAGRNVLMLVRPDRYVAAAAFAEGSSIARMARAMRDLAGQTWSATASATGPIPAEPEASIR; this comes from the coding sequence ATGATCCAGGAATGCGATGTCGCGATCGTTGGAGCCGGTCCCACCGGACTGACCTTGGCCAATCTGCTGGGGCAGGCCGGCCTCGACGTCATCCTGGTCGAGCGCAATTCCAGCACGGTGCAGGAGCCACGGGCGGTCTCCATCGACGACGAGTCGCTGCGTACAATGCAGGCAACCGGCCTGCTCGATTCGGTCCTGCAGGACGTGGCCCTGGACTACGGCTCACATTACTTCACCCGGGACGGACGTTGTTTTGCCAAGGTCGAGCCGGCGACCCGGGAGTACGGATTTCCCCGGCGCAACGCCTTCACCCAGCCGAAGCTGGAAGCCGCGCTACGCCGGGGGCTCGACCGTTTCCCCAATGTGGTGACGTTGTTCGGCCATTCCTGCGAGACGGTGGCGGAAGATGGTTCCGGCGTGTCGCTGTCTCTTCGTTCTGGAAGCGGCGGCGGCATCGCCATCCGGGCCCGCTATCTGGCGGCCTGCGACGGCGCCAGCAGCGCATTGCGCAAGGTCGTCGGTGCAGCGCTCTGCGGCTCGACCTATCGCCAGCGCTGGCTCATCGTCGATCTGGCCTCGACCCACGAGCAGCTGCGCCAGACGCGTGTCGTGTGCGATCCCGACCGCCCCCTGATCACGTTGCCCGGCCCGGACGGAATCCGCCGCTACGAATTCATGCTGCGCGACGGCGAAGACGAGGAGCGCGCGGCTCATCCCGACCATGTGCGTGCGCTGCTCGAAGCCCACGGGCCCGATGCCGACGCACGAATCGTCCGTCGCCAAGTCTACGCCTTCCACGCCCGCATCGCCGATCGCTGGAACACGCAACGCATCTTCCTGGCCGGCGATGCGGCGCATCTGTCGCCGCCATTTGCCGGCCAGGGCATGAACAGCGGTGTCCGCGATGCGCATAACCTTGCCTGGAAGCTCGCCGAGGTGATTTCGGGGCGCCTCGGGCCGGAGCTTCTGACGACCTATCAGCGTGAGCGGGCACCGCATGCATGGGCACTGATCCAGCTCGCCATCAAGATGGGGCGGGTGATGATGCCGACCTCCCGGCGGCAGGCGGCCATGATCCAGCTCGGCTTTCGGCTTGCCCAGCTTGCGCCCGGGATCCACGCGCATTTCACGCAGATGAAATACAAGCCCAAACCCTTCTATGAGAAGGGCTTTGTCGTTCCTGATGACGGCGGAATGCGTCTTGCGGGACGGATGCTCCCGCAACCGCTGCTCCAGATGACGGACCGCCGTTACCAGAGGCTTGACGATGTCATGGGCGGCCAGTTCGCGCTGGTCGCCTATGGCCCCGATGCACAGCACATGGCGGCGACGACCGAAGATTTCGGGCTTCACTCGCTCCGTCGCGTCGCGGTGCTGCCGACCACGTTCAATCCGGCTCAAGACTGCCCTGACGTTTCGGCCGGGCGCGACACTGACGGGCATATGAGCTCGCTGTCGCCGGCTGGGCGCAACGTCCTGATGCTGGTCCGGCCGGATCGTTATGTCGCTGCAGCCGCCTTTGCGGAAGGCTCATCGATCGCCCGGATGGCGCGAGCGATGCGCGATCTCGCTGGCCAAACCTGGAGTGCGACCGCGTCCGCTACCGGGCCCATCCCTGCAGAACCCGAGGCTTCCATCCGATGA
- a CDS encoding VOC family protein — MMLTALQASAYLHHLNLRTPDVKRLATFYAEVMDMELIRLDGEAALLVGPQRRVLLTQGAAKTLQHAGFAVRDSEGLAGLRARAVEQGLEPAEVSVSLFESDAFSVRDPDGNEVIFGRAIADTAGPRGRIRGPIQHLTLATRDVDAIEGFYAGKLGFGVSDRVVDDAGRVMTCFMRGNHEHHNLACFRQDRQGIDHHSYEAGEWNTIRDWSDHFAARGVSLMWGPGRHGPGNNLFIFIGDPDGNWIEVSAELEVVHDRPVMQWPHAERTLNLWGRAILRA, encoded by the coding sequence ATGATGCTCACCGCCTTGCAAGCCAGCGCCTATCTGCATCACCTCAATCTGAGAACGCCGGACGTGAAGCGGCTCGCCACCTTCTATGCGGAGGTCATGGACATGGAGCTGATCCGGCTGGATGGGGAAGCGGCGCTGCTGGTGGGGCCCCAGCGTCGCGTGCTGCTGACGCAGGGGGCGGCCAAGACACTCCAGCATGCAGGCTTTGCGGTCCGCGACAGCGAAGGGCTGGCGGGGCTGCGTGCCCGGGCGGTCGAGCAGGGGCTCGAGCCTGCCGAGGTTTCCGTGTCGCTGTTCGAGAGCGACGCCTTCTCCGTGCGTGACCCCGATGGCAACGAGGTGATCTTCGGGCGCGCCATCGCCGATACGGCCGGGCCGCGCGGACGTATCCGTGGACCGATCCAGCATCTGACGCTGGCAACCCGGGACGTCGACGCGATCGAAGGGTTCTATGCCGGCAAGCTCGGCTTCGGCGTCTCCGACAGGGTGGTCGATGACGCCGGTCGCGTCATGACGTGCTTCATGCGCGGTAACCACGAGCATCATAACTTGGCCTGCTTCCGGCAGGACCGGCAGGGCATCGATCATCATTCCTACGAAGCCGGCGAATGGAACACGATCCGCGACTGGTCGGATCATTTCGCCGCGCGCGGCGTGTCGCTGATGTGGGGCCCCGGGCGGCATGGGCCCGGGAACAACCTGTTCATTTTCATCGGGGATCCGGACGGGAACTGGATCGAGGTCTCGGCCGAGCTGGAGGTCGTCCACGATCGCCCGGTCATGCAGTGGCCCCATGCCGAGCGGACGCTCAACCTGTGGGGGCGCGCGATCCTGCGCGCATGA
- the mdlC gene encoding benzoylformate decarboxylase: MQTADQPAASPSAITKPAGTVRDATIALLRSLGMTTVFGNPGSTELAFLHDWPSDFRYVLALQESSAVGMADGHAQATGSAAFVNLHSAAGVGHALGSIYTAYRNQTPLVITAGQQARALLPLRPFLGAASAAEFPKPYVKWSCEPARPQDVPLAIAQAYAIAMQKPCGPTFVSIPADDWQVPCEPVEARPTSGDFGPDPEGLRAFTNAIDASERPAIVVGAAVARDEASALAVALAERLGAAVWAAPVASRASFPEDHRLFNGFLPAAPEPLGKILGRHDLVLVLGAPAFTFHVPGDLAGLRSGPPIFHITDDADAAAAAIGGVSLLSTMRPAISGLLATVPLRNRLPATVRASAPRIAPSEPVLASFVMQTIADLRHPGSVIVEEAPSHKEALQRHLPVRDNGFYCMASGGLGFALPASVGIALARPAQAVICVIGDGSAMYSIQALWTAAQHRLPITVVVLNNGGYGAMRAFSQLMRKAAPPGIDLPGLDFPALAAGHGCSAVRVERADDLAPALSEAFASAKPRLVEVLVDRAVPGLYGLD; the protein is encoded by the coding sequence ATGCAGACAGCAGACCAGCCCGCGGCCTCGCCCTCCGCCATCACGAAACCGGCCGGCACTGTGCGCGATGCGACGATCGCCCTTCTCCGGTCACTCGGGATGACGACGGTGTTCGGCAATCCCGGCTCGACCGAGCTTGCCTTCCTGCACGACTGGCCAAGCGATTTCCGCTATGTGCTCGCCCTGCAGGAAAGCAGTGCCGTCGGGATGGCCGACGGACATGCCCAGGCAACCGGCTCGGCGGCCTTCGTCAATCTCCATTCCGCGGCCGGCGTCGGCCATGCGCTTGGGAGCATCTACACAGCCTATCGAAATCAAACGCCGCTGGTCATCACAGCCGGACAACAAGCGCGCGCGCTGCTGCCGCTGCGTCCATTTCTCGGCGCCGCCTCGGCTGCCGAGTTTCCCAAACCCTATGTGAAATGGAGCTGCGAACCGGCACGTCCGCAGGATGTGCCGCTGGCGATCGCACAAGCTTACGCCATCGCCATGCAGAAGCCCTGCGGTCCAACCTTCGTCTCGATTCCTGCCGATGACTGGCAAGTTCCCTGCGAGCCCGTCGAGGCCCGGCCAACCAGCGGGGATTTCGGGCCCGATCCTGAAGGTCTTCGGGCATTCACCAACGCGATCGATGCCAGCGAACGCCCGGCCATCGTCGTCGGTGCTGCGGTCGCACGGGACGAAGCATCGGCACTTGCCGTTGCGCTCGCAGAACGTCTGGGCGCCGCAGTCTGGGCCGCACCGGTGGCAAGCAGAGCCTCGTTTCCGGAGGATCACCGGCTCTTCAACGGCTTTCTGCCCGCCGCCCCCGAACCGCTTGGCAAGATACTGGGTCGGCACGACCTGGTGCTGGTCCTTGGCGCCCCGGCCTTCACCTTTCACGTTCCCGGCGATCTCGCAGGCCTCAGGTCAGGGCCACCCATCTTCCACATCACCGACGATGCAGATGCCGCCGCAGCCGCCATTGGTGGAGTGAGCCTGCTCTCGACGATGCGTCCCGCGATTTCCGGTCTGCTCGCGACTGTGCCGCTTCGCAATCGCCTACCCGCCACCGTTCGCGCCTCCGCGCCGCGGATCGCCCCGAGCGAACCGGTCCTGGCGAGCTTCGTCATGCAGACGATCGCAGATCTGCGTCACCCCGGCAGCGTGATCGTTGAGGAAGCGCCCTCGCACAAGGAAGCGCTGCAGCGTCACCTGCCGGTTCGGGATAACGGCTTCTACTGCATGGCGAGCGGCGGCTTGGGCTTCGCGCTGCCGGCATCGGTTGGGATCGCCCTCGCCAGGCCAGCCCAAGCGGTCATCTGCGTGATCGGCGATGGATCGGCGATGTATTCCATCCAGGCCTTGTGGACCGCCGCACAGCACCGCCTCCCGATCACAGTGGTGGTTCTGAACAACGGTGGCTACGGGGCGATGCGCGCCTTCAGCCAACTCATGAGAAAGGCCGCACCACCGGGCATCGACCTGCCCGGCCTGGATTTCCCGGCACTCGCCGCCGGGCATGGCTGCTCAGCCGTGCGCGTCGAGCGCGCCGACGATCTCGCGCCGGCTCTTTCGGAAGCCTTCGCCAGCGCGAAGCCGAGGCTCGTCGAAGTGCTGGTCGATCGGGCCGTGCCTGGCCTCTACGGACTGGATTGA
- a CDS encoding fumarylacetoacetate hydrolase family protein: MRFVSFRAENRASYGVAGATGIFDLGARFGAVLPDLRTYLEAAGLGLVEPVREPIQADYAEGQFRYDPVLPNPGKILCVGLNYEEHRRETGRPEAAHPAIFTRFADTLIGHRAPILLPQLSRALDYEGELAVVIGRPGFRVPKASALDLVAGYAPFNDATLRDWQRHTHQFTPGKNFPGTGAFGPELVTPDEIAEFARARIETRLNGTIVQSATLGEMIFPVADIIAYVSDFTRLAPGDVIITGTPGGVGFKREPQLFMQAGDIVEVSIEGIGRLTNPIVSEADPDRT; this comes from the coding sequence ATGAGATTTGTTTCGTTCAGAGCCGAAAACCGCGCCAGCTACGGCGTTGCGGGCGCCACCGGCATTTTCGATCTTGGAGCGCGCTTCGGCGCGGTGCTTCCCGACCTGCGGACTTATCTGGAGGCCGCCGGGCTCGGGCTCGTTGAGCCGGTGCGCGAGCCGATCCAGGCCGATTATGCCGAGGGCCAGTTTCGCTACGACCCGGTTCTGCCCAATCCCGGCAAGATCCTGTGCGTCGGCCTCAACTACGAGGAGCACCGTCGCGAGACGGGGCGGCCGGAGGCCGCGCATCCCGCGATCTTCACGCGGTTTGCCGATACGCTCATCGGGCATCGGGCGCCGATCCTGCTGCCGCAGCTATCCAGGGCGCTCGATTACGAGGGGGAGCTGGCCGTGGTGATCGGCCGCCCCGGTTTCCGGGTGCCAAAGGCTTCGGCTCTCGACCTGGTCGCGGGCTACGCGCCATTCAACGACGCCACGTTGCGGGATTGGCAGCGCCATACCCACCAGTTCACGCCGGGCAAGAACTTCCCCGGCACGGGGGCGTTCGGCCCCGAACTGGTGACGCCGGACGAGATCGCGGAGTTCGCGCGCGCCCGGATCGAGACGCGCCTCAACGGAACGATCGTTCAGTCTGCCACGCTGGGCGAGATGATCTTCCCCGTCGCCGACATCATCGCCTATGTCTCGGACTTCACGCGGCTGGCCCCCGGAGACGTGATCATCACCGGCACGCCTGGCGGGGTCGGCTTCAAGCGCGAGCCCCAACTGTTCATGCAAGCGGGCGACATCGTCGAGGTCTCGATCGAAGGGATCGGTCGGCTGACGAACCCGATCGTCTCCGAAGCCGATCCGGACCGGACATGA
- a CDS encoding PepSY domain-containing protein, protein MSIRSAMWFLPVAVLLSFPAVAANTMPPPAPSSREISITEAREIAIDHGMVWIEDIERHGGRWELGGVDSNGAEIAIDVSVSDGRVLRIIRDEPNLDIPSR, encoded by the coding sequence ATGTCGATTCGCAGCGCAATGTGGTTCCTGCCAGTCGCCGTCCTGCTCTCCTTCCCTGCCGTGGCCGCCAACACCATGCCGCCCCCCGCTCCGAGCAGCCGTGAAATCTCGATTACGGAAGCTCGCGAGATCGCTATCGATCACGGCATGGTCTGGATCGAGGATATCGAGCGCCACGGCGGTCGCTGGGAGCTCGGCGGCGTCGACAGTAACGGCGCCGAGATCGCGATCGATGTCAGCGTCAGCGACGGCAGGGTCCTCAGGATCATCCGGGATGAGCCAAATCTCGATATTCCGTCCCGGTGA
- a CDS encoding MFS transporter: MSVAALNGQSALRNKDRTKVALSCFLGSAIEWYDFMLYGFLAPLVFDKLFFPHADPVAGMIAVLGIFAVGFVARPLGGLFFGHFGDRLGRKPVMAATLILMGLSTTAIGLLPTYDSIGIWAAGFLLALRFLQGFALGGESTGAPVLMLESAPEGKRGVFASIAQSGNFAGVVIATLVVSFAAALPSDVLLTWGWRVPFLLSIVLVGLGFYVRLKVEESPVFEATRTPPARVPLLQVLDNYKRPALIVFCCALAESGVFYLTSIFGLSYGVKTLGIDQATLLRGVLIGNVIAIAMVPLFGALSDRIGRRLVLGTGFVQAGLYVAFLFFPLLQTRDTLLVVLAMAIPGALIQPMHIGVTSSFYPELFPDTRVRFSGVSLGRQFGTIFGGGAMPVIAASLLAWSGGSLLPILIYFSLVSVIAIGAVMAAEETRLRAI; this comes from the coding sequence ATGTCTGTCGCAGCACTGAACGGTCAATCTGCGCTTCGCAACAAGGATCGCACGAAGGTCGCGCTCTCCTGTTTCCTTGGGTCAGCGATCGAATGGTATGATTTCATGCTGTACGGTTTTCTGGCACCTCTCGTCTTCGATAAACTGTTCTTCCCGCATGCGGACCCGGTCGCAGGCATGATAGCCGTGCTCGGCATCTTTGCCGTCGGCTTTGTGGCACGACCTCTCGGCGGCCTGTTCTTCGGTCACTTCGGCGACCGTCTCGGCCGAAAGCCGGTCATGGCGGCGACGCTGATCTTGATGGGTCTATCGACTACGGCCATCGGCCTGTTGCCGACCTATGATTCCATTGGAATCTGGGCTGCGGGCTTCCTGCTGGCCCTGCGTTTCCTGCAGGGCTTCGCCCTTGGCGGTGAGTCAACCGGAGCGCCGGTGCTGATGCTGGAGAGCGCGCCTGAAGGCAAACGCGGCGTCTTCGCCTCGATCGCGCAATCCGGCAATTTCGCCGGCGTCGTGATTGCGACACTGGTCGTATCCTTTGCCGCCGCGCTGCCGAGCGACGTCCTGCTGACATGGGGCTGGCGCGTGCCCTTCCTGTTGAGCATCGTGCTCGTGGGCCTCGGCTTCTACGTTCGGCTCAAGGTCGAAGAGTCACCCGTTTTCGAAGCGACGCGGACGCCTCCTGCTCGGGTACCGCTGTTGCAGGTGCTCGACAATTACAAGCGGCCGGCACTGATCGTGTTCTGCTGCGCCCTGGCCGAGTCCGGTGTGTTCTATCTCACATCCATCTTCGGCCTTTCATACGGGGTAAAAACGCTCGGCATCGATCAGGCCACGCTGCTGCGCGGCGTTCTGATCGGCAATGTCATTGCCATCGCGATGGTGCCGCTGTTCGGCGCGCTGTCGGACCGTATCGGGCGGCGGTTGGTGCTGGGCACCGGCTTCGTCCAGGCCGGGCTCTATGTGGCCTTCCTCTTCTTTCCGCTGCTGCAGACCCGCGACACCCTGCTGGTCGTGCTGGCCATGGCCATTCCCGGGGCGCTCATCCAGCCGATGCATATCGGCGTCACCTCGAGCTTCTATCCGGAGCTGTTCCCGGACACGCGCGTTCGCTTCAGCGGGGTATCACTTGGGCGGCAGTTCGGCACGATCTTCGGCGGCGGCGCCATGCCCGTCATCGCAGCAAGTCTGCTCGCATGGAGCGGCGGCAGCCTTCTGCCCATCCTGATCTACTTCAGCCTAGTCTCGGTCATCGCCATCGGCGCCGTGATGGCTGCCGAAGAGACCAGGCTTCGCGCGATCTGA